The Acipenser ruthenus chromosome 11, fAciRut3.2 maternal haplotype, whole genome shotgun sequence region GTGGGGCTCACAGGGTTCCACATGGTCCTGGTGGCCAGGGGTCGAACCACCAACGAGCAGGTAGGCTGTCCCGACTGCAGTTTGAGAACAGCTCCTCCGAGCAGCTAGTGGTCAATGCCTCCAGCATGACTAAACTCCCAAATCATGAAATACACAAACGCACAATCGTCGGGTGAAATGATTCTATTAAAACATCATGAATAAACGAGACTGTACAGTACCATGCCGGTTTAATCCAGCACTGAAAGTGAGATTTACTAATGATTGTCCAATAGGAGAGTGTTCCAGGTTAATGTGAATGTATGAAGTTTCTTTGCCATGCCCCGGAGTGTATTGACATGTCTCTGTTTCCTAGGTGACGGGAAAGTTCCGCGGCGGGGTCAATCCCTTCACACGCGGCTGCTGGGGGAATGTGCAGTACGTGCTCTGCAGTCCTCTCGCTCCAAGGTGAGTGCTGCCTAGCTGATTGCATTTGCAGAGCGCCTTTAAAGGGTCAAAGCATCATTACTAGAAGGAAGCAACAATGAATCCTGCATTGATTATTGATCGCCACAGCTTTTATTTTCAATGAAACATTAATTGATCGATTTGAATCACTCTGGAGCCTATTTGAAGCCACCCCCCTCCTCATGTACTGTAGGTGGTACATTACTAGCACATGCATGCTTTGAGTTGTAAGTGAATTATAAAGAGCTCTAAACGCATGGATTTTTACAGTATCACCTGTATGATATTCGAGGAGGAAATTGGTTGCTCATTGCGTCTTTTAAGTTGAAGTCCTTCTCACTGGATCCTGTTTTAACTTTCGCTCCTGCTGCAGGTACATAATCGAGCCCAAGCAGAACGAGGCTGTGAGTATTCAACCTCCCTTCCTCCGTCCTGACCTGTCAGACAGGCAAATTACAGTCAAAGTTAGCGGCAATGGGATCCACGCCAACATGCACAGAACCAAGGTAAGCATGTACTTTGAATGCGATGCTGCCGGGGTTCATGGCTCATTGGGAGCAGTCAGGCTGTGCTCAGGCAGCAGTGGGTACCTGTCCTAGGCTCCCTCAAAGCCCTTGTGTCAGGATCTCTGTTTCAGAGCTGCTTTTCCTTTCGATTCTCACACACTCTAGAGCGCGCACGGATGCTCTCACTCTTTTGCACCGAGGGTGTAGACGTGTCTACGGCAATGTAATGAAGGGCTTGTTTTAGACGGTATTGTGTAAAAACAATAGAACAGAAAGGAAAAGTTTAAGTTTGAAATGCTTGTGGCACACAGTGTTTAGTTATGCACACTTCTCTAAAATGGTTTAAAAGCTTAGGACACGCAACGTTACTTTCCCTGTTCCTATCACCCATAGCACACGCTTGCTTGTCCTGTTTATTGGGAATGTATTGAGGAATGAACAGTAAATCCCACAGAGCGAGCTCTAAGCTCTGCAGGAGAACCCTAACCACCctgtgactctctctctccctgcgaCCGCTAGTCTAAAGGCAGTCTGGATGCACTGGAGGACACAATGCTGGACAGCCAGCCCCCACTGCCCCCGAAAGCAGATGCAAACAAGTACAGTGAGCTGAAGAGCCAGCTGACCTCCAGCGAAGGTGAGTTCACTTTCTACAAACGCAATCAGTTCATTGACAAGCATTCCTTCAAGACACTGAGAAACACTTCTAGTCAAACCGTTTGTGGATGAGTATGGAGTGTTTACCAATAAGTTACATTTGTACTCAAATAAATGAGGCTAGAGAAATGGAGTGACTTTGCAcccaggtttctttttttctaaactgGCTTATTTCAGCAGGGTAAGGTAAACTACTGTTCACTTCATCAGGGCTGCAAATAGAAACACGCAGACGAGAGGTATCCTGAATGACTCACTGTCGCATGTCTTACCGGTTAAAAGCAGCTTTAGCCAGAATCTGATTTGCTGGCACTTTAATCAGCTTGCAGAGTGAGATGTTCTGTGACCCCTGCACTTAGTGAcaacagtgacccctgctgggcaAGGCTGCACCTGCACTGCCGAGTGTCCTTCAGTTTCCAAATAGCCTCCGCTGCCCTCTGCCAGGTCTCTAGCACTCTCAGCAGTGCAAGTGCTGCTCAGCAGGGTCCAGGGTAACTCTTCCCACTCCGACCGTCATCCCATCTGCAAGAGACAGAGCAGCATTTCCATGCACGCTGTCCTGCACAGTCGAGGCATGAGTGTCTGCCCACATCGCCTGCTGACTTCAATAGGGCTTAGCAGCGGGTAAACCCGGTTAAGAAaggaggctctgcccagcactgGGGCAATCTAATACCTGTGAGGCCCCAGTGTTAGTAaagtaaacaacaaaaaaataacttaattcTCTAATGGGTAAGACTGGGGTGTCTCTAATGGGTAACACTGGGGTGTCTCTTTTTTGTCTCGTGTCCAGAGAGCAGCCTGTCTACGAAGCCTCTGAACCCGTCCACACCAGCCATGTACAAGTACCGGTCCGGCTTCAATGCAAACCTCAAGGTCCACTACCACCCCACTGAGGACAAGGTGAGCAAAGGGCTGGGCTGCTTTGCAGAGAGAACACCAGCTAATTGGTGGTTGTGAATGGAAATTTCAAACCTGTGTAGTATTTCACAGCTCGCCCTTGAAAACACCACTGGGTTTGTTACACGTCACTATATTGTCAGATTATTCCAATACTTGTTTATCGGAATGGTTGCTTAGTGATGGCAGCAAGTATTGCTGCTTGTGATCCTTCCATCTCCTGTGAAAATAACAACTGATCCTCGATGTTGTGTGTCTGCACCTGTTTTACAGAgatgttgtttttgtgttacttCACTCCAAATTTGAATAGCATTTGTTTTAGTTCCGATCAATTTAAAGCATGTAAAGTGCTGTTGGGGgatttgatttctttctttctttctttctttctttctttctttcttccagatTGTCATGCAGgagggacacactgctgctgctatgATGGAGGAGAACGGGCGGGGTCATGACTACAGATCAGAGCCAAACCTGGACGTCCCGGAATACAGGAACACCTCGATCCACAGGGCCTTCCAGTCCTCCCCCCTGCATGGGGACTCCTCCTCCATCAACTCCCGCTCGCTCAGCCTGAAGCACCCGCCCCGACGGGGCAGGGAGAAGACCGCCCTGCAGCCCATGAAATCAGAGGGGACCTCCACCCCCTACAAGAGCGGCTTCGCTCCCAACTCTCTGTCCAACAGGAACGGCAGCCTCTCCTACGACAGCCTGCTGAACCCCAGCATGTCCCCCTCGGCCGGGGAGTGCCTGGCCCACCCTGGGGGCCCCGCAGTAGGGTACCACTCTCCCTACGTGTCTGCCAAAGTGAGCCACATGCGGGGGACTGAACTGCAGGGGCAGCTCCCGCCCACTTACAGCCCTGTCCTGAACAGCATCAGCAGACACTCTCCGCACCCCCGGGACCCTTCACCAGTGCGCTATGACAACCTCTCCAAAACCATCATGGCGTCCATCCAAGAGCGCAAAGagctggaggagagggagaagctGCTGCAGCTACACGGGCACGCTGGCATCACGGACTCCAGTGTCTATGAGCCACCCGGCTCCTACAGCTTCCAGCTGGGGCCAGTCTTCCCGGATGAGCCCCGAGTCCCGTGCCCCGGGGCTTACGGCTCTCGGGACAACCTGCTGGGCGGCTCTTCGGTGTTCAGCTCCAGGAACCCCCTCATGCGCTCCTCCGCCACCTCCCTGAGCAGTGCCGCCCTCTCCAGGGTCCCCAGGACTTCCACCACCTCCCTGCACGCCGACCTGGCAAACAACAACTTGCAGGGCAGGGTCAGCGACGCACCCTACCGGTCCCCAGGCCACCAGGTGCAGCCCTCGCCCACGGCACTGCGCAGGTCCCCCTCCTACAGCATGCACAAGCCGCTCTCCTTTATCAATGCCTTGGAAGCAGCAGACTCTCCGCCTCTAGGAGGGCCAAGGTAGGGAGAATAAGTATTCTGCATGCGTTTTAACAGACCCCCATTTTTCTGATGTATCTTTAGGTACGGTAGTCCGAGATTTAGCGTTAACCTGTGATTCTGGGAAACCAGCCGTTGATAGCGTTGATTCAGACATTCAACTTTTCTAAGATCTAAGCGTCAGAGATGCTGCACTAATGCATTGCACGCACTTCACTTAACCTTGTACgactttagtttttgttttgaaacaaagattatatatatatatacataatatttAATCTCACACAAGTGTAAATGTTTCCTGTTTTCCTAGGGAGGATGTCCAGTTGAGATCGTCCCACAGTAAAATAAATGGCCAGCCGAAGGGCCTGTCCAGGGCTGACTGTCGCCTGGGTTCCACCTCGAGTTCCCAGGGTGTCCCGGCAAGCCCCGGCCGGCACACGAACGTTAAAAAGGTGTCGGGAGTGGGCGGGACCACCTACGAGATATCAGTGTGAGGAGCCGTGGTGCCTGCAGGAGGCGCTGTGAAGAGAATCGCTGCAGCTCTGCAGCTCAGAGAGGGGGGCATCTCTTCCAACCGGCCGCAGCCTTACTCCCTTGGGAATAACCATACAGCCAATCGGACGATTCCTCTTTGACCTCGCAGCAGTCCCAGTGACCCTGACTGCGTACCATTGAGAGTACGGTTTTTATTACAAAGAAGGAAATCATATAATGTCTAGAAATTGCCattgtgcattttgtttgttcagtcttgtgtgtaaactgctgAGGAAGGGGCAGTCAATCAGCCCACATGATTTCTGTTGGCAGTTTTGAAGGTGGATGTTTTCTTTTAGGCTATGTGCTTTATGTTCGTAAGCTGTTGTGAAGTTTCACACACTCGGCTCCCACTGAGCACAAGGACGGACCATCAGCAAAcaacagaaaaactgttgcctaTTAGGCTCTCCCACAGTATCTAGCTGTTAGTGGATCACGCTGGAAAGATATCAGTGTAGAGAACTCGTTACCAAAGGCTGCACCTAATTGTCAGACCTTAATGTCCTATAATCATGCTAGTCATGACCAtgcattgcttttcttttattctttggTGGTGGTTTGTGAGAAGGTTGAATACTTCTTCTCCTttccccatttttattttttaattattataattataattttgtattgAATTGGTTTGCTGTGGAGCTCAGTGGATGGTAGATGAATACTTCTTTATTAGGTAGCACAAATCTATTTACCCAAAGCAGTAGGTTTCTCATAAGCTGAATGAAGGGTCCGTCAGAGTGCAGCAGTgtgatgtattatttgttttttgttttttttacctccaCCTCTGATCATCATCAAGCTGTACGGGACGAACGATGGTGTTAAAGCAAGGACCCGAAATCTCGAATCAGTAATGTATGTTATTGACTATCATAGTAAcagcatatttcatttttttaatttttttttttttttttttttaattgttcaatcagtttaaatgtgtttttaaataaaaaagagacaAATGTAAAATCTggttttaagattttattttcctttagcTTAAACAAATTGTTGTGAAACAAGACTGTATGCACTTTGTATATTAGGGGCGTCCAAAATGATCGACATTTTCTGGAAGTACGGTTTGCTGTCCATCCTCTTCTCTCAGGCAGCAACACCCCAGCCTTCCACTCTCCTCCCTGGCGGCTCCCCAGGGACGAGGATTGGGAAAACACTGCGGCTGGATGCCGGAGCATCGTTTAGGTCATGCAAGCAGGATAAAACTATCTGGCTTATTAAATATGCTCACTGTCATAATCACGGAAGAAGCGGTCAGTTCCAGCCATGTGGAAGACTCATCTGCAGGAAGAATCAGCTTTCTGGGTGATAGGATGGCTGCTTCTCCTTTCACACCTCACTGCTGACTGGCAGACACCAGCTGCACTGAGAGCCTGTCTCACTGCGCTTCtccagggaaaccagcagggatcAATACACAACTCTGGAAATCGTCTTTGACCTGTTCACCTGAACAGAGAGAGTGAAGGACAAGTGCATCGTTCTCGTGTTATCTGTATTGCCTTCCATAACTAATCCGTAAttttcaaacactcaatcataagacATTCAGAAGATCCATATAAAAAACACCACCACCCTGTTAATAAAATGAGGGTAATCATAGAtgactggtttcatagaccctgattagACCTAGTCCTGGATtgccttacctaaagtaacattagctagtccaagattagtgtgtctgtgaaaccagccattagtcAATATGTCAGACAATGTGTCTTTTTCTCTAATATCCCCCAAATGATTATACTGCTGTGCATGATTGTTTACTGAGTTTAAAAGAACAATTGAATAAATGTCAGGGACAGCCACATGTTCAGGTGGTTAGAGATCAATCGCATGTTTCAGCTCTTTTGTATTCAATGATATAACCAAGCCACACTGTAAATACCTACTAATACCGACTAAGTAGATTATGCTATATGCCTGTGAAGTCTGGGCATTCAACAATTAAACCTGTACAATGCACAGTACTATAGCACTGTCAGGACCCCCGCACAGAACCAAGCCTAAACCTGTACAATGCACAGTACTATAGCACTGTCTACCACACAGAACCAAGCCTAAACCTGTACAATGCACAGTACTATAGCACTGTCTACCGCACAGAACCAAGCCTAAACCTGTACAATGCACAGTACTATAGCACTGTCAGGACTGCCGCACAGAACCAAGCCTAAACCTGTACAATGCACAGTACTATAGCACTGTCAGGACTGCCGCACAGAACCAAGCCTAAACCTGTACAATGCACAGTACTATAGCACTGTCAGGACTGCCGCACAGAACCATGCCTAAACCTGTACAATGCACAGTACTATAGCACTGTCAGGACTGCTGCACAGAACCAAGCCTAAACCTGTACAATGCACAGTACTATAGCACTGTCAGGACCGCCGCACAGAACCAAGCCTAAACCTGTACAATGCACAGAACCAAGCCTAAACCTGTACAATGTACAGTACTTTAATTGTTTCTTTGAGGGTCACCTGCTTTTATTCCCTTGTTGGAAATCCGGTTTTCTCAAAGACCCAATCATCACACGTTTCTAACGTATTACAGGTGTTACTATTTGTAATGTATTGCAGGTGTTACTATTTTGTCCTTGTAAACTGCGTTAATAACTTTGTGTGTGGTGGTAATGAGACCAACTCATTTCTGAAGGGATCATTACTGCTATCAGATTGTTTCCTTTGTCTGGCAATTACTGCAGCAGCCAGAAGTTTAAACTGTAGCACCTTCAGCACAGGGTTAACTGAGAACAACGAAATAGTTTAAGAGTTCTGCATACTAGCTACATCTCTTACCAGATAGAGTATATTTAAATATCCTGTCGATTTTCTATGAATTGTATACAACTTGAGGAAAATGTATAAACACATgctgattgtttttttaaactccagTGATATACAgagtatatataaacacacacactcagtctAATAAAAAAACCCAGACGATTTAATGAATTTAAACCGTGTGTACTGTGCACAGGTATATCCACATTTAAAGGAAATACAAGATGTCAACAGATCACATAAAAAGTTGccagtattatattttaattcATTTGATTTTGttcacaaccttttttttttttttttaacatcatttgtAACGCGTTGTCACTATAACAAGCTAGATCATTCAGAAAGGAAACCTTCAATAAACATCCAATGTGATTTGCTACGCAAGTACCATGTCCACGTTGTCAAAAAATAAAGTGCTCACAAGAATGCTGGAAAGTTTAGTAAAGAAGTGGTACATGCATCACCTAACCTGATCCTTCCTATTCATTGTACAGAAGATATAGAGAAGCACAAGCTACATAATTAAACTAGGCATGGTACCAAGGATTGCTTTTAATATCTTTTCAAGCCTTTATATATTCTTGTTTTGCTGCATTGTTCACCCCCTCACACCACTAGAGGAGTCTCTCTGGCACCCCATACAGCCATTGCGTGGTGCAGGTTACTAGCCTGCCATGCAGGCAGCACCAGCGGTCTCATGTCTCTCCCCCGCTACACACAGCCTCATCCCCATAAGGACTTGCCTTTCCAGATTCCAGTTGGACACGCTGCCAATGTAATGAACGAACACGCAATTCAGATCTTACTGCAAGCACTGAATCACTCAACAAACTGAATGTAGCACATGGCTTTCATTTAGGTGGGGGAGGTGTGGCATGAGCATTTGCTTTTGAAGTCGGTAATAGTTCTCCATTTGAGGATATTAAAAGATATTATAGCTGAAAGCATATTTGCAActtgatttacagatatatatTATAACTAATATTGGACAACCATAGCTATAGTAGTCTGAAGAATAGTGGAAATCTGGGTTAGTGAAACCAGTGATGACACACTGGCATCTGCATGAATAACTACAGCCCCTGTGAGTCcagcatgctctacccaggtgaggacccggtgtcatgcgggtcagctaGGTGAGTTCACACTGCTTGATaactgggtgacagacgcaagcaAGCAAATAAACAATACGCGTaccaatgccctggaagcagctcgttacagacgcttccatccaagcttctctggattgaaccttcGGCCCACATATTGTTTAGAGCAACTGTGTCTTCAGTCCTGCTGCACTCTGGCTCATGGGGCGCCTCAAGCAACAAAAACATGgctaaaacagaacaaacaaaaacactccttgcagaagtgaaaccttcacgcagacgtggctgtttgttattccGGCGGCTATCATGCcttttgtctcactcaacccggaTACAGCGTGTCGACCCCCCTCAGGATGCGGGTCGTTGGGAGCCGGGTCAACCTGGCTACAACCCAGGTACATCGTTTCACACGATGCAAGACTGTGAGCTGGGTCAGCgtcccagtgtgaaaggggtttatGTTTGCTGTTCTGCACAAAAGAATACATCTCGTGAAGAGTGCATGTTATCATTTTGATAAACAAATTCTAAAACAGACCAGTCACCAATTCAGAAAGCCACACGGCTGCAATCTTAACCACCTTCCCACCCACACCTACCATGACCAGTAACCTGAAGACCTTGCACCAAAATTAAACTGTGATTTCTCAATGAAAATCTACTTTTGttccccttttttatttgtattttttttttttttttttaaacaagcaaaggGAAAAGAGAGACAACGCGCTACCCAATGTGGGAATCAATATCACAAGACTTTTCACCGTAAGATATCATGTTAGATACTTCCGAGTTACAGATCCCATTGTATTAACTTATTTCcactatggaaaaaaaaaaaaaaccagcacagTACACTGACGACTGGGGAATGGATACTCTGAAGTGTCTCCAAGCTCTTGTGATCTGAGAGAGCAAAAgctaagggggaaaaaaatgcaagTGTCCAAATTCAGTTTGTTAAagtccattgtaaaaaaaaacaaaaaaaaaaacactaagcagaacaaaaaaaatactgaattggAGGAAGGTCGGAGCATGGTTTTACTTCTCTTCTGCCTTCCCCTTCACTTCTTCACCCTCTTTCTTCTTGCAAGCCGCTTCATCCTTCTTGTCTCCTGACTCATTGGTCTTCTTGTCATCCTTTACAGACAGCTCCTCCAGCTTATTTGCCACTTTGTCAGCACTGTCGCTACCTGTTCAGACAAAAGCACTCTACTTTAGAAAACAAAGCCCAGGAGAAGATGCTCTACAGAAGTAATTCAGTTTACAACAAATGTAATCTTATACTTCCACATCCACTAGTAGGACTCAATAAAACCACTTCCATTTCAAACCACAAATACAGTGAGAACAAGAAAATAATGaatttaagaaaatgtttctttGAAACAGAGAATCAGCCTATGGccattttttcattttgaaaatttGCACATAAACTGCCGAGAATCTTTAGGGGCAGTTACTGCAATTTAAggtgaattttttattttaaacattcatGTTCCACAATAAATTGCAACATTTCCAAATACAGAGGGAAGTGTAATATTGCAATACTCTGGGTCCTtaatattgcagatgcaaaaacACACCAAGCTGGATGGGGCAGCCAGACAGAGCAAGTCTGCAAAGGATAATATTAAGTGAAAAGATAGTGTCTTCCAATGTGCCCAATGAAAGAAAAGCAGCTACTGGTACCTTGCTGAAACTTCCTCACTTGTTCCCTGCAGTCATcaaactttgctttaaatttctGTGCatctaaaagaaagaaaaaactaaaatcaaaacAATCATTACAAATAACATTCAATTCACTGTATGGTCATATTAAGAATAAATGTTCTATATAAATCACTCAGTTAACTCAGCCATTATCGTGACTAAATTTGGACAAACCatccagaaaaaaaatgaatttctttTGAAAGGACTACTAACTCTCTGCATTAAGGAACCGGATAGCCAGGAGTTCTGGTTTGGGATGTTCGTCTGCAAAGTCAGCATGTGTGTTCCAAACCCAGGCTCTGTCACTACCTGCATTCGGCT contains the following coding sequences:
- the LOC117426577 gene encoding palmitoyltransferase ZDHHC8B-like, whose product is MPNSAGKRFKPTKYIPVSTAATLLVGSTTLFFVFTCPWLTKAISPAIPLYNGIVFLFVLANFSMATFMDPGVFPRADEDEDKDDDFRAPLYKNVDIKGIQVRMKWCATCHFYRPPRCSHCSVCDNCVEDFDHHCPWVNNCIGRRNYRYFFLFLLSLSTHMLGVFTFGLLYILNHLERLGALHTTATLAVMCVAGLFLIPVVGLTGFHMVLVARGRTTNEQVTGKFRGGVNPFTRGCWGNVQYVLCSPLAPRYIIEPKQNEAVSIQPPFLRPDLSDRQITVKVSGNGIHANMHRTKSKGSLDALEDTMLDSQPPLPPKADANKYSELKSQLTSSEESSLSTKPLNPSTPAMYKYRSGFNANLKVHYHPTEDKIVMQEGHTAAAMMEENGRGHDYRSEPNLDVPEYRNTSIHRAFQSSPLHGDSSSINSRSLSLKHPPRRGREKTALQPMKSEGTSTPYKSGFAPNSLSNRNGSLSYDSLLNPSMSPSAGECLAHPGGPAVGYHSPYVSAKVSHMRGTELQGQLPPTYSPVLNSISRHSPHPRDPSPVRYDNLSKTIMASIQERKELEEREKLLQLHGHAGITDSSVYEPPGSYSFQLGPVFPDEPRVPCPGAYGSRDNLLGGSSVFSSRNPLMRSSATSLSSAALSRVPRTSTTSLHADLANNNLQGRVSDAPYRSPGHQVQPSPTALRRSPSYSMHKPLSFINALEAADSPPLGGPREDVQLRSSHSKINGQPKGLSRADCRLGSTSSSQGVPASPGRHTNVKKVSGVGGTTYEISV